A single region of the Plasmodium malariae genome assembly, chromosome: 7 genome encodes:
- the PmUG01_07032100 gene encoding conserved Plasmodium protein, unknown function, with translation MLKCANVVIVVVYLLVLSICCAKLNQNYCNAFVNFPLINNYWNKCRKIYKIFGRKKKVKESYDEYFKELDKIFNESDYDEKEVEEEERKKEEEMDLITEKDLLEINFCNYENDPRSVANLVKNKTEEEIEKEKAIEEEKIKQNEKMTLEYSYDYDRILKKKKFLEEKIDYKDKFSLKEDEEKLVERIDINRMNNFLNDYRNDFSDSFYKGRRDKHFGREDLQSDDEESKTLEKAKDEEKTGNIFEEVTPVPITDKGANEKENIIREKLESIQFLKNIRKEFHLERDNFVSDYVQQIETEFADAQGDGGIGSENGSDRRSDSRSDSRSDSRSDSNSEGEDDCGSGFQRDGPNDKEFIAYVQKRIKNYATSEDVHKLIRNKFIDMFSVNDEVKRINEKIKKSEKISVILDLFKENKNMNMINIMYAFMYIYRLRNLNVSDYIYDRRFAYLTNSFEEILKYYLYMLNEKKLISIDNKPRTLILNDKNIIFLIKYMNRLKVFYINLNIYNMLLLILSKSFHLCSIDSFVILLAYLNEYTYFSNHIHEKINKSILDRLFNFLEENSVESSNLSFGHFKILVPLLIKYKYVHNIVFKKLYHYFEKDINKIADFIIRDSTESDSQFCNTLFYDAKNKDQKKNKENYFSYLKYQNIQEKKRNLHFLAQFLHYLMISKFNQNDNIVIHLLHIFINNFNLFHVDDLLAIFYNFDLFKHAKVDIMFRCKQELLHRKSLLQDFQINKVLSFFIFNYRRAMILRDYYGIFFKNRTYTIRRVGSAVSTGGVETLKIREKGRQAEEPGEAAQLEVGTRMEKGKHKDEHSTYNHLSNSNRGNILPPDINNKERSDDRWDNNTDKYNDDHAIYNVIHSNSHSESEGDSSINMNNAHSVTLMEALKKRRNIKLYKQNYILNKRAFSDSQFLYDFTHDIHIYVNFRNVHLLKFIYNLYLLSLLFYKNVDVIRIVTDLAYDLVETNIFSFIDQYSYYLYDDIYIIIKSFKYISFFAIDLPEVWRKFFFLLHHFVNALNLENIYDIFFFINIAKLTNLNCENYDVLKLLTTRMKQIIQTLFNWDMQKFNTFPHTYVLNILRLIRDHTNEHVVSFADFFFYSIYRKIEIISNRQQDQPQNTQTNNRENDEIKKDNEKKKAIEHLTVKTQIDNDTSNEKYQNYKNNKLDNIYKNVNNYIYNFKDIRIFLKIFLTHCNENKEKFNLQIIDFILWNSEMFFSQMEINKYYYHNNYVFGTQMNKYLSFLRLILQKKLYNSLVMRRFVNIFKCIIRIQGVYMSGSSNGSNINKSFFSKFTHITDINVWKFIRKYFQFTIQ, from the coding sequence ATGCTAAAATGCGCAAATGTTGTTATTGTCGTCGTATATTTGCTCGTACTGAGTATCTGTTGTGCAAAATTAAATCAAAATTATTGTAACGCATTTGTAAATTTTccattaattaataattattggAATAAATGTagaaagatatataaaatttttggaaggaagaaaaaagtaaaagagaGTTATGATGAATATTTCAAGGAACTTGATAAGATATTTAACGAAAGTGACTATGATGAAaaagaagtggaagaagaggaaagaaaaaaagaagaagaaatgGATTTAATAACAGAAAAGGatttattagaaataaatttttgtaattatgaaaatgatCCTAGAAGTGTAGCTAAccttgttaaaaataaaactgaagaagaaatagaaaaagagaaagctattgaagaggaaaaaataaaacaaaatgaaaaaatgactTTGGAATATAGTTATGACTATGatagaattttaaaaaagaaaaaattccttgaagaaaaaatagattaTAAAGATAAATTTTCGTTAAAAGAGGATGAAGAGAAATTAGTCGAACGTATTGATATTAACAGGATGAATAACTTTTTGAATGATTATAGAAATGATTTCTCTGATTCCTTTTACAAAGGAAGAAGAGACAAGCATTTCGGTCGAGAAGATTTGCAGTCGGATGATGAGGAGTCAAAAACTCTTGAAAAAGCTAAGGATGAGGAAAAAACGGGAAACATATTTGAAGAAGTTACCCCAGTTCCTATCACTGACAAAGGAGcgaatgaaaaggaaaacattATAAGGGAAAAACTAGAGAGCATTCAATTTTTGAAGAATATAAGGAAGGAGTTTCACCTTGAAAGGGATAATTTCGTAAGCGACTACGTGCAGCAGATTGAAACGGAGTTCGCTGACGCTCAGGGGGATGGTGGAATTGGAAGTGAAAATGGAAGTGATCGTAGAAGTGATAGTAGAAGTGATAGTAGAAGTGATAGTAGAAGTGATAGTAATAGTGAGGGAGAAGATGACTGCGGAAGTGGCTTCCAACGTGACGGACCGAATGACAAAGAGTTCATTGCGTATGTACAGAAACGAATAAAGAATTATGCAACGAGCGAGGATGTACATAAACTCATTAGGAACAAATTCATAGACATGTTTAGCGTGAATGATGaagtaaaaagaataaatgagaaaattaaaaaaagtgaaaagaTTAGTGTAATTTTGGACTTatttaaggaaaataaaaatatgaacatgattaatattatgtatgcttttatgtatatataccgACTGCGTAATTTAAATGTGagtgattatatatatgacagAAGATTTGCTTATTTAACTAATTCTTTTGAAGAGATTTtaaagtattatttatatatgcttaaCGAGAAGAAGTTAATAAGTATTGATAACAAGCCGAGGACATTAATtcttaatgataaaaatataatttttttaataaaatatatgaaccgcttaaaagtattttacataaatttaaatatatacaacatgcttttgttaatattatctAAATCTTTTCATTTGTGTTCCATCGATTCGTTTGTTATTTTGTTGGCTTATctaaatgaatatacatattttagtaatcatatacatgaaaaaattaacaagtCTATATTGGATcgattatttaattttttggaaGAAAATTCCGTTGAATCGTCAAACTTAAGTTTTggtcattttaaaatattagtaccattgttaataaaatataaatatgtacataatattgtttttaaaaaattatatcattattttgagaaagatataaataaaatagcagATTTTATTATACGTGATAGCACAGAGTCAGATAGCCAATTTTGTAACACCTTATTTTATGATGCAAAGAATAAAgatcaaaagaaaaataaagaaaattatttttcctatttaaaatatcaaaacattcaagaaaaaaaaagaaatctaCACTTTTTAGCACAATTTCTGcattatttaatgatatCTAAATTTAATCAAAATGACAATATAGTTATTCACCTattacacatatttataaataattttaatctGTTCCATGTGGATGATTTACTAGCcatattttacaatttcgACTTGTTTAAACATGCAAAAGTGGATATCATGTTTCGTTGTAAACAAGAATTATTGCATAGAAAAAGTTTACTCCAAGATTTCCAAATAAACAAAGTGCtgtccttttttatattcaacTATAGAAGGGCCATGATCTTGCGCGATTATTATGgtatcttttttaaaaataggaCCTACACCATACGCAGGGTAGGGAGTGCTGTAAGCACAGGCGGTGTTGAAACGTTGAAAATAAGGGAAAAAGGAAGGCAAGCAGAAGAACCGGGTGAAGCAGCACAGTTAGAAGTAGGGACAAGGATGGAAAAAGGGAAGCACAAGGATGAACATTCTACATACAACCACTTGAGCAACAGTAACAGAGGGAACATTCTACCACCAGATATTAACAATAAGGAACGCAGTGATGACCGATGGGATAACAACACAGATAAGTATAATGATGACCATGCCATTTACAATGTAATTCACAGTAACAGTCATAGTGAAAGTGAAGGGGATTCTTCCATTAACATGAATAATGCTCACTCTGTTACATTAATGGAAGCATTGAAAAAGaggagaaatataaaattatataaacagaattatatattgaaCAAAAGGGCCTTTTCGGATAGTCAGTTCCTGTATGATTTTACACAtgatattcatatatatgtaaattttcgTAATGTCCATTTattgaaatttatatataatttatatttattaagtttattattttacaaaaatgttGATGTGATTCGCATAGTTACTGACCTAGCATATGATTTAGTAGAAAcgaatatattttcttttattgaTCAATACTcctattatttatatgacgatatttatattatcattaaatcgtttaaatatatatctttcttTGCAATTGATTTACCAGAAGTATGGagaaaattcttttttcttcttcaccATTTTGTTAATGCattaaatttagaaaatatttatgatatttttttttttattaatattgcaAAATTGACAAATTTAAATTGTGAAAATTATGATGTGCTCAAATTATTAACAACACGGATGAAACAGATAATACAAACTCTCTTTAACTGGGATATGCAAAAGTTCAATACCTTTCCGCATACATACGTTCTGAACATTCTTCGATTAATAAGGGACCATACGAATGAGCACGTGGTAAGCTTTGCtgattttttcttctactcCATATACAGAAAAATAGAGATCATATCAAATAGACAACAGGACCAGCCGCAAAATACCCAGACGAACAACCGAGAAAAcgatgaaataaaaaaggacaacgaaaaaaagaaagctATAGAACATCTAACTGTAAAGACGCAGATAGACAACGACACgagtaatgaaaaatatcaaaattataaaaataataaattagataatatttataaaaatgtgaataattatatttacaacTTTAAGGATATTAGAATAttccttaaaatttttttaactcattgtaatgaaaataaagaaaaatttaatttgcaaattattgattttattttatggaatagtgaaatgtttttttctcaaatggaaataaataaatattactatcATAACAATTATGTCTTTGGTAcacaaatgaataaatactTGTCTTTCTTGCGTCTtattcttcaaaaaaaattgtacaaCTCGCTCGTAATGCGCAGATTTGTTAACATATTCAAATGCATAATACGCATTCAAGGGGTTTACATGAGTGGCAGTAGCAATGGCAGTAACATTAACAAAAGCTTCTTTTCAAAATTCACTCACATAACAGATATTAATGTATGGAAGTTCATTCGGAAGTATTTTCAATTTACCATACAATAG
- the PmUG01_07031900 gene encoding conserved Plasmodium protein, unknown function, with protein sequence MMFNENSENNEESVSKVFMWMEGNYFLDVPHKGEMEKEKDEDVEDEEVADEEVADEDVAIEEVVDEDVADEDVADEEVADEDVAIEEVVDEDVADEDVADEDVAIEEVVDKEVVDEEVVDEKVEGEKVEGEKVEGEKVNIVDVAADEGEAPEDEHVTLVKSTGYLFDNIYNEKNAFANIVENIMIYLNNLKKKNKYYNLIFSYYRYATKYNASDDYTFSKKIFEKVNSLDIIQLCISFNFTNESLFESLLSSYNELNLIELSKIYYILFDLTNFLIDIYDTFKEENKISTQFLHNFFLNYKLNYICEEKISSIHKYINDDNSNYISLLNLLLNYCMNLTENIMNFFISIKNEGASYLSEMIIVKKDFYEEVLKYGGANERGIQCGGADEALLKCGGTDREVFKCGDADEVILKCGGTEEVILKGKGTYEPIRKCGSVDESIRRCGSVDEPVRKCGSVDESIRRCGSVDESIRRCESVDEPIRRYESVDEPILKCSHVDKRHCYKKEDLIEEEHSSLISSTHYTDEGKKERCDDFFENCSDIKKESSYEYHKEIRDDPINLLNCMFICSCKENVVLLRGDRNENALMNNVNCVSSMNHMNCAGKIGQKNIYAYKIKTTNMNLNILKNSLCVLLKAMKITHYLNETIYKKIFLIFNEMFTGLMKCLYKKNDILFLNYFFTDILKTTHVMILYYNEKIEKSPKQTMLFYKSFNKLIDQICKYLHNKNLFFEIYSDICIESEHAHVQKYLHNYEETYYELFSLFYAIIAKTNRINNEIFLFFCCAVGEESTEGEEAAEGKKYRPDGKIGKVGKNLITHAENTKLHNFEDAPLYMNSSFLNSYKEKMKGKNINKHITIFIFLEKKITKFFFFFKYMFCFIWVKFRKGLEKNRCKVRRDFQLVLKKIKYVIFDMFVKYTKLLLIYQGYSKQGIDMGRRTGVSVFDQFHLYMKSIEQVVLSMLPYCPNDIITKLDIYMANRLKMVMQDVGVFHECNKSDEYDKFDEFVSFNRILYCPDGLYAEGREVLSNGVPLNDTNLLRHASHQGDTEQRSIEGDKRRFNEAIYTYFYKGKGNYYESSKVGNYKMKGGNCDEPKFEYISKVQFPKHCDIKCDHRHIQSSGQRWGALPSHMMLLNFLGLIYISIMEEITNDKYKFVYFRKCLVHVEFVKKLQLVLVSSVCNVSSKKWHKDCHKEQYKERYKEQYKERYKEQYKERYKEQYKERYKEQYKERYKEQYKERYKEQYKERYKELHKEIHKEPLNKVDGTEIGGSDAGIHVDKYFCFPYELLSLIIISQLKCFMNNTLNNYKICTSAVELLFYMSSSVNPFFFYIAKKLWKIIALYINKNEDIISLSALIKILFYLISNKKKGSVIQGNNRLFKNKVKCNNNKQYLLYVFLKNQIVVDVSGKNYLFFFHTFLKGIQAEELVALVIRIFLCTFHVHLQYTLNLLLKFLNAYEKKVEKEESKKNQVDISVQDDGARKEKEKVNIKQMVEDDLFYRRNTQNDCSKGMPAPLQSSNSVERKKNDRNENTNEVGNTSDEGNTIEEDNVISLFVYFDIIKAFPKLFFDCNNEVNLKNEIQSTFHFFIYVNEEYNLLEKRSEKNKYIKLLNKLKRTNQQFYYNSAKIYFPLIMSSLISYSQFFVLTNITQSFPKIIVVRFYENFFSNKFLYTLCNNSAYVQILSESLLVLMYLAMTCKSLDERQKNNNMIHPRGGLPPEDVLHPQVTDNNIRGTDENNKTYRARTGEYNDNMENTEIGKNRNSMNTADVDLSILSCLLKVYIIFLEEYPYMFLSSMLTLIKNNIRILKNETNFFIFYEKICNELKQDGKYSPPFKLLMLSILDFFFCNNGKDYLNSQEVANAHFSHFANFASSSREREENIKLSQMKRSNFLNVFFQNSFTSHSLSNFYLKNQLSKFFQKNLKKYSLHGQDVENLSNLLLVDLNKWTNI encoded by the coding sequence atgatgttCAACGAAAATAGCGAAAATAATGAGGAAAGTGTGAGCAAAGTTTTTATGTGGATGGAGGGCAACTACTTCCTTGATGTTCCGCACAAAGgagaaatggaaaaagaaaaagatgagGATGTTGAAGATGAGGAAGTTGCAGATGAGGAAGTTGCAGATGAGGATGTTGCGATTGAGGAAGTTGTAGATGAGGATGTTGCAGATGAGGATGTTGCAGATGAGGAAGTTGCAGATGAGGATGTTGCGATTGAGGAAGTTGTAGATGAGGATGTTGCAGATGAGGATGTTGCAGATGAGGATGTTGCGATTGAGGAAGTTGTAGATAAGGAAGTTGTAGATGAGGAAGTTGTAGATGAAAAAGTTGAAGGTGAAAAAGTTGAAGGTGAAAAAGTTGAAGGTGAAAAAGTTAACATAGTTGACGTAGCTGCAGATGAAGGTGAAGCCCCAGAAGATGAACACGTGACTTTAGTGAAAAGTACAGGGTACTTGTTTGATAACAtatacaatgaaaaaaatgcatttgCAAATATAgttgaaaatataatgatttatttaaataatttgaaaaagaaaaacaaatactacaatttaattttttcttactaCCGTTATGCTACAAAATATAACGCTTCAGACGATTACactttttctaaaaaaatttttgaaaaggTGAACTCCTTAGATATAATACAATTATGTatctcttttaattttaccaATGAAAGTTTATTTGAATCATTGTTGTCTTCGTACAACGAGTTAAATTTAATTGAACTCAGTAAGATATACTATATCCTATTTGATCTAaccaattttttaatagatatatatgataCATTTAAAGAAGAGAATAAAATTAGTACACAATTCttacacaatttttttttaaattataaattaaattatatatgtgaggaaaaaattagtagcatccataaatatataaatgatgataatagTAATTACATCTCTTTGTTAAATTTATTGTTGAACTATTGTATGAACCTTacagaaaatattatgaacttTTTCATAAGTATCAAAAACGAGGGTGCTAGCTATTTAAGTGAAATGATCATAGTGAAAAAGGACTTCTACGAAGAGGTACTTAAGTATGGTGGTGCTAACGAGAGGGGAATTCAGTGTGGCGGTGCTGACGAGGCCTTACTTAAGTGCGGAGGTACTGATCGGGAGGTATTTAAATGCGGGGATGCTGATGAAGTCATACTTAAGTGTGGTGGTACTGAAGAAGTTATACTTAAAGGAAAAGGTACTTACGAGCCCATACGTAAATGCGGCAGTGTTGACGAGTCCATACGTAGATGCGGCAGTGTTGACGAGCCCGTACGTAAATGCGGCAGTGTTGACGAATCCATACGTAGATGCGGCAGTGTTGACGAGTCCATACGTAGATGCGAAAGTGTTGACGAGCCCATACGTAGATACGAAAGTGTTGACGAACCCATACTCAAATGCAGCCACGTGGATAAAAGACATTGCTATAAGAAAGAAGATCTCATAGAAGAGGAGCATAGTTCATTAATAAGCAGCACTCATTACACGGATGAAGGGAAAAAGGAACGGTGCGACgacttttttgaaaattgcTCTGATATTAAGAAAGAGAGTAGTTACGAATATCACAAAGAGATAAGGGATGATCCAATAAACCTACTCAATTGTATGTTCATTTGCTCCTGTAAAGAAAATGTTGTTTTACTGAGAGGTGACAGAAATGAGAATGCTCTCATGAACAACGTGAACTGTGTGAGCAGCATGAACCACATGAACTGTGCAGGCAAAATaggacaaaaaaatatatatgcttataaaataaaaactacaAACATGAATTTAAATATCTTGAAAAACAGTTTGTGTGTTCTCTTGAAAGCAATGAAAATAACACATTATTTGAACGAGAcgatttataaaaaaatatttctcatttttaaCGAAATGTTCACTGGATTGAtgaaatgtttatataaaaagaatgacatactatttttaaactACTTTTTTacagatatattaaaaactaCCCATGTGatgattttatattataatgaaaaaattgaaaaatcgCCAAAGCAAActatgttattttataaaagttttaATAAACTTATTGATCAGATATGTAAATACCTACATAATAAGAATctcttttttgaaatatattcgGACATATGTATAGAGTCCGAACATGCTCATGTTCAAAAATACTTACACAATTATGAGGAAACGTATTATGAGCTATTTTCCTTGTTTTACGCAATTATTGCAAAGACGAACCGTATTAACAACGaaattttcctatttttctGCTGCGCAGTAGGGGAAGAATCAACAGAAGGGGAAGAAGCAGCAGAGGGGAAGAAGTACCGACCAGATGGAAAAATTGGAAAGGTGGGTAAAAACCTAATAACACATGCAGAGAATACCAAACTGCACAATTTCGAGGACGCTCCTCTATATATGAACAGTAGCTTTTTAAACAGctacaaagaaaaaatgaagggcaaaaatattaacaaacatataacaatttttatattccttgAAAAGAagataacaaaattttttttttttttcaaatacatgttttgttttatatggGTAAAATTTAGAAAGGGGCTAGAAAAGAACAGATGCAAAGTACGGAGAGATTTCCAattagtattaaaaaaaataaaatatgtcaTATTTGACATGTTTGTTAAATACACaaaattattgttaatatatcaAGGATATTCAAAACAGGGTATTGATATGGGGAGGAGAACGGGCGTGTCTGTCTTTGATCAGTTTCATTTATACATGAAATCCATTGAGCAAGTTGTTCTTTCAATGCTACCCTATTGCCCTAATGATATAATAACGAAACTGGACATATATATGGCAAATAGGTTAAAGATGGTGATGCAGGATGTGGGAGTGTTTCATGAGTGTAATAAGTCTGACGAGTATGACAAATTTGACGAGTTTGTTTCATTCAACAGAATTTTATACTGTCCAGATGGACTCTATGCTGAGGGGAGAGAAGTATTATCGAACGGTGTACCACTTAATGATACAAATTTGCTAAGACATGCTTCTCATCAAGGGGATACAGAACAAAGGAGCATTGAAGGAGACAAGAGAAGATTTAATGAAGCAATATATACCTATTTTTACAAAGGGAAAGGAAACTATTATGAAAGTAGCAAAGTAGGTAACTACAAAATGAAAGGGGGGAATTGCGATGAACCGAAGTTCGAATATATATCCAAGGTTCAATTTCCCAAACATTGTGATATCAAATGTGATCATCGTCATATACAGAGTAGTGGACAAAGGTGGGGCGCCCTTCCATCCCACATGATGCTCCTAAACTTTTTGGGCCTTATTTACATAAGCATAATGGAGGAGATAACCAacgataaatataaatttgtttattttagaaaatgCTTGGTACATGTGGAATTTGTAAAGAAGTTGCAATTGGTTCTGGTCAGCAGCGTTTGTAATGTTAGTAGTAAAAAATGGCATAAAGATTGTCATAAAGAGCAATATAAAGAGCGATATAAAGAGCAATATAAAGAGCGGTATAAAGAGCAATATAAAGAGCGGTATAAAGAGCAATATAAAGAGCGGTATAAAGAGCAATATAAAGAGCGGTATAAAGAGCAATATAAAGAGCGGTATAAAGAGCAATATAAAGAGCGGTATAAAGAGCTGCATAAGGAAATACATAAAGAACCGCTTAACAAGGTTGACGGAACAGAGATAGGAGGAAGTGACGCAGGAATACACgtagataaatatttttgcttcCCTTATGAGTTGTTGTCgttaattattatatctcAACTAAAATGTTTTATGAACAACACTCTAAACaattacaaaatatgtaCAAGTGCCGTTGAACTACTATTTTATATGAGTTCATCCGTaaaccctttttttttttatattgcaaaaaaattatggaaaattatagcattatatattaacaaaaatgaagatattATATCGCTATCAGCTTTAATaaagattttattttatttaatttccaATAAAAAGAAGGGTTCAGTTATTCAAGGAAACAATCGTTTATTTAAGAACAAAGTTAagtgtaataataataagcagtatttgttatatgtatttttaaaaaatcaaatagtTGTAGATGTGAGtggtaaaaattatttattcttttttcacaCCTTCTTGAAAGGAATACAAGCGGAAGAATTAGTGGCTCTAGTTATacgaatatttttatgtacatttcATGTTCATTTACAGTATACTTTGAATCtccttttaaaatttttaaatgcttATGAAAAGAAGGTAGAAAAGGAGGAAAGCAAAAAGAACCAGGTTGATATTAGTGTGCAAGATGATGGAgctagaaaagaaaaagaaaaagtaaacatCAAGCAGATGGTTGAGGATGACCTCTTTTATAGAAGGAACACTCAAAATGATTGCAGCAAAGGAATGCCCGCTCCCCTACAGAGTAGTAACTCAGTTGAGCGAAAAAAGAACGATCGTAATGAAAACACCAATGAAGTGGGTAACACTTCTGATGAAGGGAACACCATCGAAGAGGATAATGTAATTTCCCTTTTTGTCTACTTCGACATAATTAAAGCATTCCCAAAGCTATTTTTTGATTGCAATAATGAAGTAAATTTAAAGAATGAAATCCAAAgtacttttcattttttcatttacgtAAACGAGGAATATAATTTACTTGAAAAAagaagtgaaaaaaataaatatataaaacttcttaataaattaaaaagaactAATCagcaattttattataatagcGCAAAAATATACTTCCCTTTGATAATGTCTTCTTTAATATCGTATTCccaattttttgttttaactAATATTACTCAGTCATTTCCAAAAATAATAGTTGTAcgtttttatgaaaatttctTTAGCAATAAGTTCTTGTACACACTTTGTAATAACTCCGCATATGTTCAAATCTTATCTGAATCTCTCTTAGTGTTAATGTATTTAGCAATGACGTGCAAAAGTTTGGATGAAAGGCAGAAAAACAACAATATGATTCATCCTAGGGGCGGGCTTCCACCGGAAGATGTGCTTCATCCACAGGTTACAGATAACAATATTAGAGGAACAGACGAGAATAACAAAACATATCGTGCAAGAACAGGGGAGTATAACGACAATATGGAAAATACTGAAATTGGAAAAAACAGAAACAGTATGAACACAGCTGATGTAGACTTAAGTATTTTATCGTGTCTTCTTAAggtgtatataattttccttGAGGAATATCCCTATATGTTTTTGTCATCTATGCTTAcactaattaaaaataatattcgtatattaaaaaatgaaacgaatttctttatattttacgaAAAGATTTGTAATGAATTGAAACAGGACGGTAAATATTCCCCACCTTTTAAACTTTTAATGTTGTCAATtttggatttttttttttgtaataatggGAAGGATTACCTGAACAGTCAGGAAGTAGCAAATGCgcatttttcccattttgcAAACTTCGCGTCAAGTAGTAGAGAGAGagaggaaaatataaaattatctcAAATGAAAAGAAGTAACTTCTTGAATGTATTTTTTCAGAACAGTTTCACCTCTCACTCAttatcaaatttttatttaaaaaatcagCTTTCAAAAttctttcaaaaaaatttaaaaaaatatagcttACATGGTCAGGACGTTGAAAACCTATCGAATTTACTCCTTGTAGATCTTAATAAGTGGACTAacatttga
- the PmUG01_07032000 gene encoding ADP-ribosylation factor, putative: MMGNAISSIFRDCCNKFFNKKIIFQIRICGPAQSGKTTFVKYLLHNKFLKVKPTEGLFVEKIDFEEFSIIIWDSRYSIEDDASINRLDMDAVIYFIDLSDHGRLKIARKGFYKILQDYNHIEDFLIIASKQDKKNCMLLQHVRSELKLDQIVDRNCHLVECSSKTGLGVETSMNWLFNQLMMRRRKNLCFIK; this comes from the exons atgatGGGTAATGCAATATCATCAATTTTTAGAGATTGctgtaataaattttttaataaaaaaataatttttcaaataagaATTTGTGGTCCTGCGCAAAGTGGAAAGACAACATTTGTCAAGTATTTATTGCACAATAAGTTTTTGAAAGTAAAGCCAACCGAAG gtcTTTTTGTTGAAAAAATAGACTTTGAAGAATTTTCGATCATCATATGGGATTCTCGATATAGCATAGAAGATGAT GCGTCTATTAACAGGCTAGATATGGATGCCGTTATCTATTTCATCGATTTGTCAGATCATGGAAGACTAAAAATAG cGAGAAAAggattttataaaatactacaagattataatcatatagaagactttttaataatagcAAGTAAAcaagacaaaaaaaattgtatgttACTACAACATGTTAGGAGTGAGCTAAAGCTTGATCAAATTGTCGATAGAAATTG ccATTTGGTAGAATGCTCATCCAAAACAGGGCTTGGAGTAGAAACCTCGATGAACTGGTTGTTTAATCAGCTGATGATGAGAAGACGAAAAAATTTgtgttttattaaatga